One window of Camelina sativa cultivar DH55 chromosome 4, Cs, whole genome shotgun sequence genomic DNA carries:
- the LOC104782984 gene encoding kinesin-like protein KIN-7O — translation MRGSPIEPGIISLAVHDFFDIISQDASRDFLLRMLYLEIYNENINDLLDPCNRKLQIHENLEKGVFVAGLREDFVDSPQQVLELMELGESHRHIGETNMNHYSSRSHTIFRMIIESRQRMQGEGIGNVCDAVRVSVLNVVDLAGSERAAKTGAESVRLKEGTHINRSLMTLGTVIKKLSEGVDRQGGHIPYRDSKLTRILQPALGGNANTAIICNVTLALVHVNETKSSLQFASRALRVTNCAHVNEILTDTALLKRQSKEIEELRSKLKIENELNRVQREYEDLLVQYETREPSTRYKLSFLRQSWVKQKATI, via the exons ATGAGAGGCTCACCTATTGAACCTGGAATCATCTCTCTTGCtgttcatgatttttttgatattatatCTCAG gatgCGAGCAGGGATTTTTTGCTGCGTATGTTGTACTTGGAGATCTATAATGAAAACATAAACGATTTGTTGGATCCTTGCAACCGGAAACTTCAGATTCATGAGAATCTTGAG AAAGGAGTGTTTGTAGCTGGATTACGAGAAGATTTTGTTGATTCCCCTCAACAAGTTCTTGAATTGATGGAACTTGGAGAAT CTCATAGACATATTGGGGAGACTAATATGAATCACTACAGTAGTCGATCTCATACTATATTCCGCATG ATTATAGAAAGTAGACAGAGGATGCAAGGTGAAGGTATTGGAAACGTTTGTGATGCAGTCCGTGTTTCTGTTCTG AATGTGGTGGATCTAGCTGGTTCAGAACGGGCTGCAAAAACTGGTGCAGAGAGTGTTAGGCTGAAAGAAGGCACACATATAAACCGAAGCTTGATGACACTCGGGACCGTTATTAAAAAGTTGAGTGAAGGAGTTGACCGTCAAGG TGGACATATCCCATATAGAGACAGCAAGCTTACAAGGATCTTGCAGCCAGCTTTAGGTGGAAATGCAAATACAGCAATCATATGCAATGTAACACTTGCACTG gtTCATGTAAATGAAACCAAGAGCAGTCTTCAATTCGCTAGCCGAGCACTGCGTGTCACTAACTGTGCACATGTTAATGAG ATATTGACTGATACTGCATTATTAAAGCGCCAAAGTAAGGAGATAGAGGAGCTAAGATCCAAACTTAAG ATTGAAAACGAGTTAAACAGAGTTCAAAGGGAGTATGAGGATCTTCTCGTGCAATATGAAACGAG AGAACCATCAACGAGATACAAATTGAGTTTCTTAAGGCAAAGTTGGGTGAAGCAAAAAGCAACCATTTAG
- the LOC104782983 gene encoding uncharacterized protein LOC104782983, whose product MASTKPVNRPTVRHPSHNHPLRVCKVRGEDEIICSGCELELTGHAFKCTKSDCDYFLHKSCFDLPREINHKSHPEHSLTLLHSSPYGQPYTCDACGEYGSGFTYNCSACQYDVHVGCAFIPETVKREGHEHPLTLLYNTPCKGREDGAMFICEVCEENMSENLWVYYCKECDYGTHVHSCPVYEAHEPKNRGGEAEAISEALRMQSLMVARDELAAMHIRNKIKNSVIQFGEEPRYKWVYD is encoded by the coding sequence ATGGCTTCAACAAAACCGGTTAATCGTCCAACGGTGAGGCACCCGAGTCACAACCATCCACTGCGTGTTTGTAAAGTCCGAGGCGAAGATGAGATCATCTGCTCCGGATGCGAGCTCGAGCTAACCGGACATGCTTTCAAGTGTACCAAGTCAGACTGCGATTACTTCTTGCACAAGTCATGTTTCGACCTACCCCGTGAAATCAACCACAAGTCTCACCCTGAACACTCTTTAACCCTTCTTCATTCCTCACCGTATGGTCAACCTTACACATGCGATGCTTGCGGTGAATACGGGTCTGGATTCACTTACAACTGCTCTGCATGTCAATACGATGTTCATGTCGGATGTGCGTTTATCCCTGAGACCGTGAAGCGCGAAGGTCACGAACATCCACTCACTCTTCTCTACAACACACCATGCAAAGGTCGTGAGGATGGTGCTATGTTCATATGTGAGGTTTGTGAAGAAAATATGTCGGAGAATCTTTGGGTTTATTACTGCAAAGAATGTGATTATGGCACACATGTGCATTCTTGCCCGGTTTATGAAGCTCACGAGCCAAagaacagaggaggagaagcagaGGCGATTTCAGAAGCTTTAAGGATGCAGTCGTTGATGGTAGCTCGAGATGAGCTAGCGGCGATGCATATaagaaataagataaaaaattccGTGATCCAGTTTGGGGAGGAACCGAGATATAAATGGGTTTATGATTAA
- the LOC104782985 gene encoding uncharacterized protein LOC104782985 has product MASRKPANRPAVRHMSHNHPLHVFKARDKDEISCSGCNLDLTGQAFKCTKSECDYFLHKSCFDLPRETNHKSHPKHSLTLLHSPPNGQFYTCHACGEYGSGFVYNCAECQYDVHVGCVFLAETVKGEDHEHPLILLYNTPCKGNDDGAMFICDVCEVYMSGNLWVYYCKECDYGTHVHACAVYEDNEPKERRGKGEGEESSTAAIVESFMKAQYEILKTLHLEACINKFSSV; this is encoded by the coding sequence ATGGCTTCAAGAAAACCGGCTAATCGCCCAGCCGTGAGGCACATGAGTCACAACCATCCGCTGCACGTCTTCAAAGCCCGAGACAAAGATGAGATCAGCTGCTCTGGATGCAACCTCGATCTAACTGGACAAGCTTTCAAGTGTACGAAGTCAGAGTGCGATTACTTTTTGCACAAGTCATGTTTCGACCTACCTCGTGAAACCAATCACAAGTCTCACCCTAAGCACTCTTTGACCCTCCTTCATTCCCCACCGAATGGTCAGTTTTATACGTGCCATGCGTGCGGTGAATATGGATCAGGATTCGTTTACAACTGTGCTGAGTGTCAATACGATGTTCATGTTGGATGTGTGTTTCTCGCTGAGACCGTGAAGGGTGAAGATCACGAACACCCACTCATACTTCTCTACAACACACCTTGCAAAGGTAACGATGACGGTGCAATGTTCATATGTGATGTTTGTGAAGTATATATGTCGGGAAATCTTTGGGTTTATTATTGCAAAGAATGTGATTACGGGACACATGTGCATGCTTGTGCGGTTTACGAAGATAATGAACCAaaggaaagaagaggaaaaggagaaggagaagaaagctCCACGGCTGCCATAGTGGAGTCGTTCATGAAGGCTCAATATGAGATATTGAAGACGTTGCATCTCGAGGCATGTATTAACAAGTTTTCTAGCGTATAA
- the LOC104782986 gene encoding uncharacterized protein LOC104782986: MSSNKPVNRPSVRHPSHNHPLRIFKARSKDEVVCSGCELELTGQAFKCMKSDCDFFLHKSCFDLPRETNHKSHPDHSLTLLHSPPYGQSYKCDACGEYGSGFTYNCSECQYDVHVGCAFIPETVEREDHEHPLTLLYNTPCKGREDGAMFICDVCEEDMSENLWVYYCQECDYGKHVHSCAVYEDHEPNKKGGEGKGEGSSAVSRMKELMKAQDEMAALQLEARIKNDTHNAILDLWDSPKRRYYY, encoded by the coding sequence AAGCTCGAAGCAAAGATGAGGTTGTTTGCTCTGGATGCGAGCTCGAACTAACGGGACAAGCTTTCAAGTGTATGAAGTCAGACTGCGATTTCTTCTTGCACAAGTCATGTTTTGATCTACCTCGTGAAACCAATCACAAGTCTCACCCAGACCACTCTTTAACCCTGCTTCATTCCCCACCGTATGGTCAGTCTTACAAATGTGACGCATGCGGTGAGTACGGATCCGGATTCACTTACAACTGTTCAGAATGTCAATACGATGTTCATGTTGGTTGTGCGTTTATCCCTGAGACCGTGGAGCGTGAAGATCACGAACATCCACTCACTCTTCTCTACAACACGCCATGCAAAGGTCGTGAGGATGGTGCGATGTTCATATGTGatgtttgtgaagaagatatGTCAGAGAATCTTTGGGTTTATTACTGCCAAGAATGTGATTATGGGAAGCATGTACATTCTTGCGCGGTTTATGAAGATCATGAGCCAAATAAAAAAGGAGGAGAAGGAAAAGGAGAAGGGAGCTCTGCGGTTTCAAGGATGAAGGAGTTAATGAAGGCCCAAGATGAAATGGCGGCGTTGCAGCTCGAGGCACGTATCAAGAACGATACTCATAATGCTATACTCGATTTATGGGATAGTCCAAAACGGAGATATTATTATTGA